One window of Vespa velutina chromosome 2, iVesVel2.1, whole genome shotgun sequence genomic DNA carries:
- the LOC124946511 gene encoding caltractin — protein MASTSKKNSSSRRKGVSKIELTEDQKADIKEAFDLFDPDGTGKIATKELKIAMRALGFEPKKEELKKLVADFDPDCLGKLSFEEFLNIMSVKMLEKDPKEEILRAFRLFDDDETGKISFKNLKRVARELGENLTDEELQEMIDEADKDGDGEISQEEFMRIMRKTCLYK, from the exons atg GCTTCAACTTCTAAAAAAAACAGTAGTTCTCGGCGAAAAGGTGTCTCTAAAATTGAATTAACAGAAGATCAAAAAGCTGATATAAAGGAAGCTTTTGATCTATTTGATCCAGATGGAACAGGCAAAATAGCAACTAAAGAACTTAAAATAGCAATGAGAGCTCTTGGTTTTGAACCAAAGAAGGAAGAGTTAAAAAAACTTGTAGCTGATTTTGATCCAGATTGTCTTGGAAAACTGTCATTTgaggaatttttaaatataatgtcTGTAAAAATGTTAGAGAAAGatccaaaagaagaaattttaagaGCCTTTCGGCtttttgatgatgatgaaactggaaaaatatcttttaaaaatttaaaacgtGTAGCTAGAGAGTTAGGTGAAAATCTTACGGATGAAGAATTACAAGAAATGATTGATGAGGCTGATAAAGATGGTGATGGAGAAATTTCTCAAGAAGAATTTATGCGAATTATGCGAAAAACCtgcttatataaataa
- the LOC124947126 gene encoding signal peptidase complex subunit 3, whose amino-acid sequence MHTVLTRGNAILAYTLSVSACLTFCCFLSTVFIDYRANATLNTVKVVVKNMPDYSASKVKNDLGYLTFDLQTDLTPLFNWNVKQLFLYLTAEYQTSNNDFNQVVLWDKIVLRGDNAVLDFKNMNTKYYFWDDGNGLRGNKNVTLMLSWNIIPNAGLLPSVNAIGLHTFAFPTEYTTLRV is encoded by the exons ATGCATACAGTTTTGACACGTGGAAATGCTATTTTAGCATATACATTAAGTGTATCAGCTTGCCTTACATTTTGTTGTTTCCTTTCAACAGTTTTTATAGATTATAGAGCAAATGCAACTTTAAATACAGTAAAAGTAGTCgt gaAAAATATGCCAGATTATAGTGCATCAAAGGTGAAAAATGATCTTGGTTATTTGACATTTGATCTTCAAACTg atctcACTCCATTATTTAACTGGAACGTTAAACAGTTATTCTTATATCTTACAGCAGAATATCAAACGAGCAATAATGACTTTAATCAG gTAGTTTTATGGGACAAAATAGTTCTACGTGGAGACAATGCTGTTCTAGactttaaaaatatgaatacaaaatattatttctggGACGATGGTAATGGTTTAAg AGGTAATAAAAACGTAACATTAATGTTATCTTGGAACATTATACCAAATGCAGGATTATTGCCAAGTGTTAATGCCATTGGTTTACACACTTTTGCATTTCCAACAGAATACACAACTTTACGtgtataa
- the LOC124947178 gene encoding proteasome subunit alpha type-1 isoform X1 → MFRNQYDSDVTVWSPQGRLHQVEYAMEAVKLGSATVGLKNKTHAILIALKRASSELSAHQKKIIPIDKHMGITISGLTADARILSRYMRIECLNYKYSHDDVLPISRLIATLGNKMQTCTQRYDRRPYGVGLLVAGYDDQGPHIYQTCPSANYFDCKAMAIGARSQSARTYLEKHLNEFLTCDLDELVKHGLRALRDTLPNEVDLSVKNVSIAIVGKGVDFIILDESATSDYLSQIEGDDKRGRPIKPNVDDDGRPPQDPPADKGPRDSQAAIAMETD, encoded by the exons atg TTCCGCAATCAGTATGATAGCGATGTCACTGTATGGAGCCCACAGGGCCGCTTACATCAAGTAGAATATGCAATGGAAGCTGTAAAATTAGGATCAGCGACTGTTggtcttaaaaataaaacacatgCTATTCTTATTGCACTTAAAAGGGCATCCTCTGAACTTTCTGCTCATCAGAAAAAGATTATTCCCATAGATAAACATATGGGAATTACAATTTCTGGTCTTACTGCTGATGCTAGAATATTAAG tcGATATATGAGAATTGAATGTTTAAATTATAAGTATTCTCACGATGATGTACTTCCTATTAGTCGCTTAATAGCAACATTAGGAAACAAGATGCAGACTTGTACACAGAGATATGATAGACGCCCATATGGAGTAGGATTATTAGTAGCTGGTTATGAT GATCAGGGTCCTCACATATACCAGACTTGTCCATCCGCAAATTACTTTGATTGTAAAGCAATGGCTATTGGGGCTCGTTCTCAGAGTGCACGAACGTACTTAGAAAAACatcttaatgaatttttaacatGTGATCTTGATGAACTTGTGAAGCATGGTCTTAGAGCATTACGTGATACGCTGCCGAATGAAGTAGATTTATCTGTTAAG AATGTTTCTATAGCAATTGTGGGTAAAGGCGttgattttataatcttaGATGAGTCAGCAACGTCTGATTATTTAAGCCAAATTGAAGGAGAtgataaaagaggaagacCTATTAAACCAAATGTTGATGATGACGGTAGACCACCTCAGGATCCACCCGCTGATAAGGGTCCACGCGATTCACAAGCTGCCATTGCAATGGAAacagattaa
- the LOC124947178 gene encoding proteasome subunit alpha type-1 isoform X2: MEAVKLGSATVGLKNKTHAILIALKRASSELSAHQKKIIPIDKHMGITISGLTADARILSRYMRIECLNYKYSHDDVLPISRLIATLGNKMQTCTQRYDRRPYGVGLLVAGYDDQGPHIYQTCPSANYFDCKAMAIGARSQSARTYLEKHLNEFLTCDLDELVKHGLRALRDTLPNEVDLSVKNVSIAIVGKGVDFIILDESATSDYLSQIEGDDKRGRPIKPNVDDDGRPPQDPPADKGPRDSQAAIAMETD; the protein is encoded by the exons ATGGAAGCTGTAAAATTAGGATCAGCGACTGTTggtcttaaaaataaaacacatgCTATTCTTATTGCACTTAAAAGGGCATCCTCTGAACTTTCTGCTCATCAGAAAAAGATTATTCCCATAGATAAACATATGGGAATTACAATTTCTGGTCTTACTGCTGATGCTAGAATATTAAG tcGATATATGAGAATTGAATGTTTAAATTATAAGTATTCTCACGATGATGTACTTCCTATTAGTCGCTTAATAGCAACATTAGGAAACAAGATGCAGACTTGTACACAGAGATATGATAGACGCCCATATGGAGTAGGATTATTAGTAGCTGGTTATGAT GATCAGGGTCCTCACATATACCAGACTTGTCCATCCGCAAATTACTTTGATTGTAAAGCAATGGCTATTGGGGCTCGTTCTCAGAGTGCACGAACGTACTTAGAAAAACatcttaatgaatttttaacatGTGATCTTGATGAACTTGTGAAGCATGGTCTTAGAGCATTACGTGATACGCTGCCGAATGAAGTAGATTTATCTGTTAAG AATGTTTCTATAGCAATTGTGGGTAAAGGCGttgattttataatcttaGATGAGTCAGCAACGTCTGATTATTTAAGCCAAATTGAAGGAGAtgataaaagaggaagacCTATTAAACCAAATGTTGATGATGACGGTAGACCACCTCAGGATCCACCCGCTGATAAGGGTCCACGCGATTCACAAGCTGCCATTGCAATGGAAacagattaa
- the LOC124947175 gene encoding lipoyl synthase, mitochondrial isoform X1: protein MSMLRITYATNLKSFGLFHFHTICVRCTEKINKTFSERLEDGPQFEDFISNNYTEYKGKLKLEKGESRLKLPPWLKTEIPMGKNYNKIKSQLRQLRLSTVCEEARCPNIGECWGGGSHGTATATIMLMGDTCTRGCRFCSVKTSRTPAPLNPEEPVNTATAIIDWDLDYVVLTSVDRDDLSDGGAKHIAMTVKEIKCRSDIFVECLVPDFKGNRSSIATIVASNLDVFAHNIETVERLTPFVRDRRANYNQSLDVLRIAKECNENLITKSSIMLGLGETDNEVEQAMKDLRNAGVDALTLGQYMQPTKKHLKVIEYVTPSKFKLWENMGKQLGFLYTASGPLVRSSYKAGEFFLTNILKDRHHQEAKTPSKL from the exons atg aGCATGTTGCGAATAACTTATGCaacaaatttaaaatcattcggtctctttcattttcatacaATA TGTGTACGATGTAccgagaaaattaataaaacattctCTGAAAGACTTGAAGATGGCCCACAGTTTGAGGATTTCATCAGCAATAATTATACggaatataaaggaaaattaaaattggaaaaaggagagagcaGATTGAAATTACCTCCATGGCTTAAAACTGAAATACCTATGggtaaaaattacaataaaataaaatctcaatTAAGACAATTACGTTTAAGTACAGTCTGCGAAGAAGCTCGTTGTCCCAATATTGGAGAATGTTGGGGTGGAGGAAGCCATGGTACTGCAACTGCTACTATTATG ttaATGGGAGATACTTGTACTCGTGGCTGTCGATTTTGTTCCGTCAAAACGTCTCGTACGCCAGCACCATTAAATCCTGAAGAACCAGTTAATACAGCAACTGCAATAATAGATTGGGATTTAGATTATGTTGTTCTTACATCTGTTGATAGAGATG ACTTAAGTGATGGCGGAGCAAAACATATAGCAATGACAGTAAAGGAAATTAAATGCAG aaGTGATATTTTTGTTGAATGTTTAGTACCAGATTTTAAAGGAAATAGAAGTAGTATCGCAACTATTGTTGCTTCCAATCTTGATGTATTTGCTCATAATATTGAAACTGTGGAGAGATTAACACCATTTGTGAGAGATAGACGAGCTAATTATaa TCAATCCTTGGATGTCTTAAGAATAGCTAAAGaatgtaatgaaaatttaattacaaaatcatCAATCATGCTTGGGTTGGGCGAAACTGACAATGAAGTAGAACAAGCAATGAAAGATTTAAGAAATGCTGGAGTAGATGCTTTAACATTAGGGCAATACATGCAGCCTacaaaaaaacatttaaaagtaatagaataCGTTACACCtagtaaatttaaattatggGAAAATATGGGAAAACAATTAGGGTTTCTTTACACTGCAAGTGGTCCATTAGTACGATCTTCCTACAAAGCTGGCGAattctttttaacaaatattctaAAAGATCGTCATCATCAAGAAGCCAAAACACCCTCtaaactataa
- the LOC124957718 gene encoding exosome complex component RRP43-like isoform X1: MCICYSLNGLCMKNNGFSIQAQDIRPDGRQFLSFRPISVNVSSITQADSSAVFKIGNTTVICGIKAELATPKVETPDCGFIVPNVELSALCSPKFHPGPPSEEAQVISKLIEHILTNSAAVDLKKLCICEAKLVWVLYCDLLCINYDGAVVDACTGALATALKSLTLPRVTHDPNSGSTSVQHEDRIPFSVKALPVSTTFAIFDRQLLIADPTDDEESLSLGKLTIVSDEEAICYVHKPGGIPISQDLFIKSLAKSKGRADLVRTLINTAISTIEKKFDSLDKNNMLLNK, translated from the exons ATGTGTATTTGTTATAGTCTGAACGGATTGTGCATGAAAAATAATGGATTCTCAATACAA GCACAAGATATAAGACCAGATGGAAGACAATTTCTGTCTTTTCGTCCTATAAGTGTTAATGTATCTTCAATAACTCAAGCAGATAGTTCAGCTGTATTTAAAATTGGAAATACTACAGTAATTTGTGGCATCAAAGCT gaaTTGGCAACACCGAAAGTAGAAACACCCGATTGTGGTTTTATTGTGCCTAATGTTGAGCTTTCTGCATTATGCTCTCCAAAATTCCACCCAGGTCCACCAAGTGAAGAAGCACAAGTTATTTCTAAACTAATAGAacatattttaacaaattctGCCGCagtagatttaaaaaaattgtgtaTTTGTGAAGCTAAATTAGTGTGGGTATTATACTGTGATCTTTTATGCATCAATTATGATGGTGCAGTAGTAGATGCCTGCACGGGTGCATTAGCAACTGCTCTTAAATCCT taaCTTTACCACGAGTAACTCATGATCCAAATAGTGGAAGTACTTCTGTACAACATGAAGATAGGATTCCATTTTCAGTTAAAGCATTACCTGTTAGTACAACTTTTGCTATATTTGATAG GCAACTTTTAATCGCTGATCCAACAGATGATGAGGAAAGCTTATCATTAGGAAAATTAACAATAGTTTCAGATGAAGAAGCAATATGTTATGTACATAAACCTg gtGGCATTCCAATATCacaagatttatttataaaaagtttaGCAAAATCTAAAGGAAGAGCAGATTTAGTACgaacattaataaatactgCTATAtcaacaatagaaaaaaaatttgattcattagataagaataatatgctattaaataaataa
- the LOC124947175 gene encoding lipoyl synthase, mitochondrial isoform X2 — translation MSMLRITYATNLKSFGLFHFHTICVRCTEKINKTFSERLEDGPQFEDFISNNYTEYKGKLKLEKGESRLKLPPWLKTEIPMGKNYNKIKSQLRQLRLSTVCEEARCPNIGECWGGGSHGTATATIMLMGDTCTRGCRFCSVKTSRTPAPLNPEEPVNTATAIIDWDLDYVVLTSVDRDDLSDGGAKHIAMTVKEIKLPDFKGNRSSIATIVASNLDVFAHNIETVERLTPFVRDRRANYNQSLDVLRIAKECNENLITKSSIMLGLGETDNEVEQAMKDLRNAGVDALTLGQYMQPTKKHLKVIEYVTPSKFKLWENMGKQLGFLYTASGPLVRSSYKAGEFFLTNILKDRHHQEAKTPSKL, via the exons atg aGCATGTTGCGAATAACTTATGCaacaaatttaaaatcattcggtctctttcattttcatacaATA TGTGTACGATGTAccgagaaaattaataaaacattctCTGAAAGACTTGAAGATGGCCCACAGTTTGAGGATTTCATCAGCAATAATTATACggaatataaaggaaaattaaaattggaaaaaggagagagcaGATTGAAATTACCTCCATGGCTTAAAACTGAAATACCTATGggtaaaaattacaataaaataaaatctcaatTAAGACAATTACGTTTAAGTACAGTCTGCGAAGAAGCTCGTTGTCCCAATATTGGAGAATGTTGGGGTGGAGGAAGCCATGGTACTGCAACTGCTACTATTATG ttaATGGGAGATACTTGTACTCGTGGCTGTCGATTTTGTTCCGTCAAAACGTCTCGTACGCCAGCACCATTAAATCCTGAAGAACCAGTTAATACAGCAACTGCAATAATAGATTGGGATTTAGATTATGTTGTTCTTACATCTGTTGATAGAGATG ACTTAAGTGATGGCGGAGCAAAACATATAGCAATGACAGTAAAGGAAATTAAAT TACCAGATTTTAAAGGAAATAGAAGTAGTATCGCAACTATTGTTGCTTCCAATCTTGATGTATTTGCTCATAATATTGAAACTGTGGAGAGATTAACACCATTTGTGAGAGATAGACGAGCTAATTATaa TCAATCCTTGGATGTCTTAAGAATAGCTAAAGaatgtaatgaaaatttaattacaaaatcatCAATCATGCTTGGGTTGGGCGAAACTGACAATGAAGTAGAACAAGCAATGAAAGATTTAAGAAATGCTGGAGTAGATGCTTTAACATTAGGGCAATACATGCAGCCTacaaaaaaacatttaaaagtaatagaataCGTTACACCtagtaaatttaaattatggGAAAATATGGGAAAACAATTAGGGTTTCTTTACACTGCAAGTGGTCCATTAGTACGATCTTCCTACAAAGCTGGCGAattctttttaacaaatattctaAAAGATCGTCATCATCAAGAAGCCAAAACACCCTCtaaactataa
- the LOC124957718 gene encoding exosome complex component RRP43-like isoform X2 gives MDSQYKIIHPVKYLHDHLAQDIRPDGRQFLSFRPISVNVSSITQADSSAVFKIGNTTVICGIKAELATPKVETPDCGFIVPNVELSALCSPKFHPGPPSEEAQVISKLIEHILTNSAAVDLKKLCICEAKLVWVLYCDLLCINYDGAVVDACTGALATALKSLTLPRVTHDPNSGSTSVQHEDRIPFSVKALPVSTTFAIFDRQLLIADPTDDEESLSLGKLTIVSDEEAICYVHKPGGIPISQDLFIKSLAKSKGRADLVRTLINTAISTIEKKFDSLDKNNMLLNK, from the exons ATGGATTCTCAATACAA AATAATTCATCCAGTGAAGTACCTACATGATCAtcta GCACAAGATATAAGACCAGATGGAAGACAATTTCTGTCTTTTCGTCCTATAAGTGTTAATGTATCTTCAATAACTCAAGCAGATAGTTCAGCTGTATTTAAAATTGGAAATACTACAGTAATTTGTGGCATCAAAGCT gaaTTGGCAACACCGAAAGTAGAAACACCCGATTGTGGTTTTATTGTGCCTAATGTTGAGCTTTCTGCATTATGCTCTCCAAAATTCCACCCAGGTCCACCAAGTGAAGAAGCACAAGTTATTTCTAAACTAATAGAacatattttaacaaattctGCCGCagtagatttaaaaaaattgtgtaTTTGTGAAGCTAAATTAGTGTGGGTATTATACTGTGATCTTTTATGCATCAATTATGATGGTGCAGTAGTAGATGCCTGCACGGGTGCATTAGCAACTGCTCTTAAATCCT taaCTTTACCACGAGTAACTCATGATCCAAATAGTGGAAGTACTTCTGTACAACATGAAGATAGGATTCCATTTTCAGTTAAAGCATTACCTGTTAGTACAACTTTTGCTATATTTGATAG GCAACTTTTAATCGCTGATCCAACAGATGATGAGGAAAGCTTATCATTAGGAAAATTAACAATAGTTTCAGATGAAGAAGCAATATGTTATGTACATAAACCTg gtGGCATTCCAATATCacaagatttatttataaaaagtttaGCAAAATCTAAAGGAAGAGCAGATTTAGTACgaacattaataaatactgCTATAtcaacaatagaaaaaaaatttgattcattagataagaataatatgctattaaataaataa